AAAAACAGATAATGTAGTGTGCTTACTTGTAGCTTTGCGAAGCCCATAACGTCGTTGGGTTTAAAGAGAGTGTTGCCGCATGACAATGTTCCCTTCTTAGCTGATAGTAAATCACTGTATCTTGCCATCAAAAAAGCAGCACTGGTAACATATTGAGTGTTGGCGCCATCTCTAACATACAACAAACCTCCTGTAACAAAAGAATTGTATTACAGATATCACTAAGAGAATTTTGAGGGCTATGATTAGAAAAGGAGTAGTAACAGAGGATTTATATGGTTGTGACTAGAAAAAGGAATGATTGTTAGTGGTACTGGTGAAGAGATAGAGAGTTCACCTGGGGTGGTTTTAACAGAACGAATGGGACTGCCTGGAAGAAGTGAACAAACAAAGCGTTCTGCATTACTTCTATAGGCTGAGAATTGAGCTTCCCCTTGGAAATATAACTGGTTGGTGAAGTGCATAAGTTAGCTTTAAGCTAGAGTATGtttatattacattttatttaaaaaattgcaCCAATCAGTCTACGCTTACGTCTGTTAGAAGCACTTGAACTCCAGcatatttgaggtcccagttgaaTTCATTAACATATGCCTTTACATCGTCGTGCTGGATAATATAGTTGGAATAATATGAGGATTTGGTAGCTCTGTATAGCCAAGATGCAGCCCATAGAAGCTCGTCCTGAGATCATATTTACAAGTGCATATGTTAAAAGAAAACCAAATTCTGGTTACAAGTGCATATGTTAAGAGAAAACCAAAGTCTTCTTACATTGTAGCCTGAAACAGAGCAATAAAATGGACACTCTCCTCCGTAGGTGCCCTTGTATCGATCGGCAAAGCTGAAGAGCTGAAGGGAAACATGAATGGCCGGTTAGAAAGAAGATGGATGTATAAGGTTTTTCTCAAAATGGATGGATGAAACTTGTTGATTTTGCTGTGTTAGTTAACAGCTATGTTTTCTATTTTACTTGAGCACCCAAACATACCGATTGAGAACGTTGGAGGAGAAGGTGTGAGTAACGAGGGTTTGTGAATCTGAAAACAATGGAGGAGGCAGCCAAGGCTGCGGCCGTTTCTGCTGCAATTTCTGATCCAGGGGTGTCTTTATCAATCTTGTAAAGAGATCGAGGAGTGTCCATATCTTCTGGACGCTCCCAACAATTATGGTCTGCCTGGGGATCACCCACCTATTTCATGCATCAAGATCAACCTCGTcagtttttcataatcttgaagaATGAATGCTGAATATTTTAGATTAGATTTCTTTACCTGAACCCATAATTCATTTGGAGTTGCACTAGCCTTGAGAAAGTAGTCAGTTCCCCATCTAATAGCGTCCCTTGCATTCTGAATCTCTCCTGCAGCTTTCAACTCTTTCCCATAATCCAGTGTGCCCCAAGCGAGTGTGGTGATAGTGAATGCCATGGGAAGCCCATATTTCACGTTATCGCCTGCATCGTAGTAACCCCCAGCTAAATCAACCTGCAGTTGAGTTGCACATAAAATTTTGTATGGAGTCAATTTGGAATGATAGTATGATCCACttctatttttatttctaaataaattgAATAGGGATTTATTTCTGCTTCTACTTACGTTTTGCAACTTCCCATCTGTGAGGCCAGAATCTCCTCTCCACTTTACTCGCTGGGATTGTGGGAGTTTACCGGATCGTTGGGCCTCTAGAAAGAGGATAGACTTAGATAGAGCATCTCTGTAATCGAATTCTCCACGAACCACCTGCCACTCACCACAAAACAGCAACAACACCACTGCCAAAAGCGTTTCCATTGCCTTGGCCATATGGAttctcttctttctttgatatgCAATTTAGAATTGTGCGCTAAATTTATAGACTTGTTAGTCGTGGGATAAAGCTAGTATTTATCACGAGGACTGTGTATGAGTTTCTGTTGCTGAGTAATGCATGGGAACTGCAAGATTTAGAGCATGGGACACCACAAAATAAACGATAAATACTCAGCACCTCAAACAGTTAATACGAGAAatcaggttgatgccttatatcATTTGTCTTTTTTTCGATTGTTGTTCACAAGAATTATACGTTTCACAAGATATATACGTTTTACCTTCAATtttgatttgttcttgttcacAAGAATTATAAGTTTTAGCATTTGTTTTGATTTGTATTATTTTCCGTCTGCACCGCAATGCTACCGTTAGTAATTATCGTTGTTCGTTGATGAATGGTAAGGGAGAAAACGATTCTAATTACAGGCTAAGGCAGGTGAAAGTTTGTAGTTTGATTTAAGATATAATACTATTGTTAAAATTCGGTTTTAGGATTAATGCTTTAATATAATATACATACGTGTAGTAAGTAattattgtattatatatttgtatcaagtattgg
This window of the Cryptomeria japonica unplaced genomic scaffold, Sugi_1.0 HiC_scaffold_486, whole genome shotgun sequence genome carries:
- the LOC131073295 gene encoding endoglucanase 16-like, giving the protein MAKAMETLLAVVLLLFCGEWQVVRGEFDYRDALSKSILFLEAQRSGKLPQSQRVKWRGDSGLTDGKLQNVDLAGGYYDAGDNVKYGLPMAFTITTLAWGTLDYGKELKAAGEIQNARDAIRWGTDYFLKASATPNELWVQVGDPQADHNCWERPEDMDTPRSLYKIDKDTPGSEIAAETAAALAASSIVFRFTNPRYSHLLLQRSQSLFSFADRYKGTYGGECPFYCSVSGYNDELLWAASWLYRATKSSYYSNYIIQHDDVKAYVNEFNWDLKYAGVQVLLTDLYFQGEAQFSAYRSNAERFVCSLLPGSPIRSVKTTPGGLLYVRDGANTQYVTSAAFLMARYSDLLSAKKGTLSCGNTLFKPNDVMGFAKLQIDYLLGRNPLGISYMVGYGSKYPRQPHHRGASVVSIHQQPRKIKCIEGFMNWFHKDSSNPNTLIGAIVGGPDKYDRFVDLRTKSSMLEPTTYINSPLVGVLAKLYRMTCKTNRQC